One Cyanobium sp. Tous-M-B4 DNA segment encodes these proteins:
- a CDS encoding calcium:proton antiporter, translating into MMGLVRDLLGRRRALLLVLSAAAIVLPPSAASDLRLPYFLLCGLALIPLAQLTAELVDHLVQRVGERLGGLLNVTLGNLLELVIALTALRSGLYELVVVSIAGAVITNSLLVLGISTMLAGRQALTIDLNQHSRGLSTRQLLISVILMAVPSVFFWNSMHPISEGGETLNLFAIYSLIVAVIVLVVYLLSYIYQLGTHRHLFLSQNDLIDSHPGPTIGASVPSIALALALVALAIAGVSEHLVSGLQELVMGSSVTPLFVGMLLLPLFSAIPEALVAFRAASRGRMALAMASTVESSVQLLLFVLPALVLAAPLMGRFLHLTFPPQALACLGATAFAVHWLTEGNTLTWYQGLLLLSIYTALFTGALLLRPGM; encoded by the coding sequence ATGATGGGCTTGGTTCGGGACCTGCTCGGGAGGCGCCGAGCGCTGCTGCTAGTGCTTAGTGCCGCGGCGATCGTGTTACCGCCCTCCGCGGCCTCAGATCTGCGGCTTCCCTATTTCCTTCTTTGCGGCCTGGCCCTGATTCCGCTGGCCCAGCTCACTGCCGAACTGGTGGATCACCTGGTGCAACGGGTAGGCGAACGCCTGGGCGGGCTTCTGAACGTGACCCTGGGCAACCTGCTCGAGCTAGTGATCGCCCTGACGGCCCTGCGCAGCGGCCTCTACGAACTGGTGGTGGTGAGCATCGCCGGAGCCGTGATCACCAACAGCCTGCTGGTGCTGGGCATCAGCACCATGCTCGCGGGACGGCAGGCCCTGACCATCGACCTGAACCAGCACAGCCGCGGACTGAGTACCCGCCAGCTATTGATCAGCGTCATTCTAATGGCGGTGCCATCGGTTTTCTTCTGGAATTCAATGCATCCAATCAGCGAAGGCGGAGAAACACTCAATCTCTTTGCCATCTACTCCTTGATTGTTGCGGTCATAGTCTTGGTGGTCTATCTGCTCTCCTATATCTACCAACTCGGTACACACCGGCACCTCTTCCTTAGCCAAAACGACCTGATCGACAGCCACCCTGGCCCAACCATCGGGGCATCTGTGCCATCGATCGCGCTTGCTTTGGCGCTGGTGGCCCTGGCCATCGCCGGGGTCTCCGAGCATCTGGTGAGCGGCCTGCAGGAGCTGGTGATGGGCAGCTCCGTCACCCCGTTATTTGTAGGCATGCTGCTGCTGCCGCTGTTTTCAGCCATTCCGGAAGCCCTGGTGGCCTTCCGAGCCGCCAGCCGGGGCCGCATGGCCCTGGCGATGGCCAGCACCGTGGAATCAAGCGTGCAGCTGCTGCTGTTCGTACTGCCCGCCCTTGTGCTGGCCGCCCCACTGATGGGCCGGTTTCTGCACCTCACCTTTCCGCCCCAGGCACTGGCCTGCCTTGGAGCCACGGCCTTCGCCGTGCACTGGCTCACCGAAGGCAACACGCTCACCTGGTACCAGGGGCTGCTGTTGCTCAGCATCTACACAGCTCTTTTCACAGGAGCGCTGCTTCTCAGGCCTGGAATGTGA
- a CDS encoding cysteine hydrolase family protein, whose amino-acid sequence MIAPSGAARMEAVHMEPDPLPAWWQTGAMALLLVDLQQGTCGDAQPRPRPAFDAQFRAHTLPAAQRALAAARQAHLEVIHTVMANLTADGRDRSLDYKRCGMGFPPGSRATQVIPELAPGPDELVLPKSSSSPFSSTTLDYLLRNLSIRTLLVIGLLTDQCIDHTVKDAADRGYRVVCLTDACQAETPERHAAALACFQGYCTQMPVAALTATVNAFLASTE is encoded by the coding sequence ATGATTGCCCCGTCCGGCGCTGCCCGCATGGAAGCTGTCCACATGGAACCGGATCCCCTACCGGCCTGGTGGCAGACCGGCGCCATGGCCCTGCTGCTGGTGGACCTGCAGCAGGGCACCTGCGGTGATGCTCAGCCGCGGCCGCGGCCGGCCTTTGATGCCCAGTTCCGCGCCCACACGCTGCCTGCCGCCCAACGGGCCCTGGCCGCCGCGCGCCAGGCACACCTGGAGGTGATCCACACGGTGATGGCCAACCTCACCGCCGACGGCCGTGACCGCAGCCTCGACTACAAGCGCTGCGGCATGGGCTTCCCACCGGGCAGCCGCGCCACCCAGGTGATCCCCGAACTGGCGCCAGGGCCTGATGAGCTGGTGCTGCCGAAAAGCTCGTCGTCGCCCTTCAGCTCCACCACCCTCGACTACCTGCTGCGCAACCTCAGCATCCGCACCCTGCTAGTGATCGGCCTGCTCACCGACCAGTGCATTGACCATACGGTGAAGGATGCCGCCGACCGCGGCTACCGGGTGGTGTGCCTCACCGACGCCTGCCAGGCGGAGACTCCCGAGCGTCACGCCGCGGCGCTGGCGTGCTTCCAGGGCTACTGCACCCAGATGCCGGTGGCCGCGTTGACGGCCACAGTGAATGCCTTCCTGGCGTCAACAGAATGA
- a CDS encoding glutamine synthetase family protein — MSKPLSPPVAALADQGIRWVAITWVNHAGAPLVKVVPLSAFDAAVAVGVGFSPVSDAFRADGAIDPAHRLARPDGDLRLRPDAAALALLEPSSGWAWAPGERFERTGNPYVGDQRYRCRQQQEQLHKAGVELWAGFELEWLVASYRPDADPQPAMAGGPYGADRLMEGLDYATALLDGLEAAGIPWLQFHPEYGAGQFELSLAPGTPLEAADRLVHARLVIQRVTRRFGWRCSFSPKPSLERVGNGGHLHLSLQRDGQPLLQGGDGPGGLTDAGGAVLSALLEELPALLALACPLEISYRRLAPGSWSAPFQVWGIENREAALRLIPTAADGASAHLELKVVDLAANPYLLLAAVQAVALDGLEQARSLPPPVSGDPAHLPAGAAVRLPASLAEASAAFTASALLRQAFGEDLHASLLDSQAAEVRRCAGLGDAALAAGDAWWPLVGGLP, encoded by the coding sequence GTGTCCAAGCCCCTGTCGCCGCCGGTTGCCGCCCTCGCCGATCAGGGCATCCGCTGGGTGGCGATCACCTGGGTGAACCATGCCGGTGCCCCCTTGGTGAAGGTGGTGCCGCTATCGGCTTTTGACGCGGCGGTGGCCGTGGGGGTGGGTTTCTCCCCCGTGTCGGATGCCTTCCGCGCCGATGGTGCCATCGATCCGGCCCATCGCCTGGCTCGCCCCGATGGGGACCTGCGTTTGCGGCCCGATGCCGCTGCCCTGGCTTTGCTTGAGCCCAGCAGCGGCTGGGCCTGGGCGCCGGGGGAGCGCTTTGAACGCACCGGCAACCCCTACGTGGGGGATCAGCGGTACCGTTGCCGTCAGCAGCAGGAGCAGCTTCACAAGGCCGGAGTGGAGCTGTGGGCCGGCTTCGAACTGGAGTGGCTGGTGGCCAGCTATCGCCCCGATGCCGATCCCCAGCCGGCCATGGCCGGTGGCCCCTACGGCGCCGATCGGCTGATGGAGGGTTTGGATTACGCCACGGCCCTGCTCGATGGCCTGGAGGCCGCCGGCATTCCCTGGCTGCAGTTCCACCCGGAATACGGGGCCGGGCAGTTTGAGCTGTCGCTCGCTCCGGGTACGCCCCTGGAGGCGGCTGACCGGTTGGTGCACGCCCGGCTCGTGATTCAGCGGGTGACGCGCCGCTTTGGCTGGCGCTGCAGTTTCAGTCCCAAGCCCAGCCTGGAGCGGGTGGGCAATGGGGGCCATCTGCACCTGAGCCTGCAGCGCGATGGCCAGCCGCTGCTGCAGGGGGGCGACGGCCCTGGCGGCCTTACCGACGCTGGTGGCGCCGTGCTGTCGGCCCTGCTGGAGGAGCTGCCGGCCCTGCTCGCCCTGGCCTGTCCCTTGGAGATCTCTTACCGGCGCCTGGCGCCGGGCTCCTGGTCGGCGCCCTTTCAGGTGTGGGGTATCGAGAATCGGGAAGCGGCCCTGCGCCTGATTCCCACCGCTGCCGATGGTGCCTCCGCCCACCTGGAGCTCAAGGTGGTGGATCTGGCGGCCAATCCCTACCTGTTGCTGGCGGCCGTGCAGGCCGTGGCTCTGGACGGGCTGGAGCAGGCCCGGTCCCTGCCGCCGCCGGTGAGTGGCGATCCGGCCCATCTGCCGGCCGGTGCGGCGGTGCGGTTGCCCGCGAGCTTGGCTGAGGCTTCAGCCGCCTTCACCGCCAGTGCCCTGCTGCGCCAGGCCTTTGGGGAGGACCTACACGCCAGCCTGCTGGATAGCCAGGCCGCCGAGGTGCGCCGCTGCGCCGGCCTCGGCGATGCTGCCCTGGCTGCGGGGGATGCCTGGTGGCCGCTGGTGGGCGGCCTCCCCTAA
- a CDS encoding DUF2252 domain-containing protein, which produces MQATVGSKPWDELGRWVEPGNRRCPLEILEEQERTRISWLLPMRHELMGAGVFEFFRGGAAFMASDLDYGKHSGVVVQLCGDAHLLNFGFYASPERTLLFDIVDFDETYPGPFEWDLKRLLTSLVLVLQSRGVEAEDCERAAIAVAQHYRTTIEWLAGLPLMQMWGARINLDEVVEGSGSPSFRKHLRDVTAAARERDTLHAAERLCHRDSMGRLLFNHQPPTLQRFDSLPEEMRCSLSADQWSREMMESYQASTPSHIQQLLGYFHWSDWALKAVGVASVGTRCSIGLWVGPHEEDVLILQCKQALPSVLQPADSPGAWKHQGQRVVEGQRLMQTHSDPFLGWATNPRGDDLIWRHFRDWKGSVKLQDLGRKGITDYGRLCAWVLAKAHARSSKASPIAAWIGGDPAFEQAMASFALSYSETVVRDYKRFCSE; this is translated from the coding sequence ATGCAAGCAACTGTTGGGAGCAAACCATGGGATGAGCTGGGCCGCTGGGTCGAGCCCGGTAATCGCCGCTGCCCTTTAGAAATCCTGGAAGAGCAGGAGAGAACTCGAATTTCATGGCTGCTGCCGATGCGCCATGAACTCATGGGGGCAGGTGTTTTTGAGTTTTTCAGGGGAGGGGCTGCCTTCATGGCCTCCGATCTGGACTACGGAAAACACTCCGGAGTAGTGGTTCAACTCTGCGGTGATGCGCATCTGCTGAACTTCGGCTTCTATGCCTCACCGGAGCGCACCCTGCTGTTCGACATCGTTGATTTTGATGAAACCTACCCAGGCCCATTCGAATGGGATCTGAAGCGCCTGCTCACCAGTTTGGTGCTGGTGCTTCAGTCTCGGGGCGTTGAGGCCGAAGACTGCGAACGGGCAGCCATCGCCGTGGCGCAGCACTACCGAACGACGATCGAATGGTTGGCCGGGCTGCCCCTGATGCAGATGTGGGGTGCTCGCATCAATCTTGATGAGGTAGTGGAAGGATCAGGATCTCCTAGCTTCCGAAAGCATCTACGCGATGTCACAGCGGCCGCACGGGAGCGCGACACATTGCACGCCGCAGAACGCCTGTGCCATCGCGATTCGATGGGCCGCTTGCTGTTCAACCATCAGCCACCCACCCTGCAGCGCTTCGACTCCCTGCCGGAGGAGATGCGCTGCTCCCTGAGCGCTGATCAATGGAGCCGAGAAATGATGGAGTCTTACCAGGCGAGCACTCCCTCCCACATTCAGCAGTTGCTGGGCTATTTTCACTGGAGTGATTGGGCGCTGAAAGCTGTCGGGGTGGCTTCGGTGGGCACCCGCTGCTCGATCGGGCTCTGGGTTGGCCCCCATGAAGAGGATGTGCTGATCCTGCAATGCAAACAGGCCTTGCCCTCGGTGCTGCAGCCCGCAGATAGTCCGGGGGCTTGGAAGCATCAGGGTCAGCGCGTTGTGGAGGGTCAGCGATTGATGCAAACCCACAGTGACCCATTTCTGGGTTGGGCCACCAATCCCAGGGGCGACGATCTGATCTGGCGACATTTTCGCGACTGGAAAGGATCCGTCAAACTGCAAGATCTCGGCCGCAAGGGCATCACCGACTACGGCCGCCTGTGTGCCTGGGTGCTGGCCAAGGCCCATGCCCGCTCCAGCAAGGCCTCGCCGATCGCTGCCTGGATCGGCGGCGACCCCGCATTCGAGCAGGCGATGGCGTCGTTTGCGCTGAGTTACAGCGAAACGGTCGTTAGGGATTACAAGCGTTTCTGCAGCGAATAG
- the def gene encoding peptide deformylase, protein MGVRTVLRLGDPRLRQSAKAVPEVHHPALRQLITDLHDTMEACSGAGLAAPQIGVLLRVVLFGGGGPNPRYPDAPPLPRTLLINPVLTPLGPERDEGWEGCLSVPGLRGRVSRWQRLRYQGIDGDGQPVDRCVEGFHARVVQHECDHLDGVLFPDRLSDPTAFGFIPELEAAGLIPAVPS, encoded by the coding sequence ATGGGGGTGCGCACCGTTCTGCGTCTGGGTGACCCTCGATTGCGCCAGAGCGCCAAGGCTGTGCCGGAAGTTCACCATCCCGCCTTGAGGCAACTGATTACGGATCTGCACGACACGATGGAGGCCTGCAGCGGCGCCGGCCTGGCTGCTCCCCAAATCGGCGTGCTGCTGCGGGTAGTGCTGTTCGGTGGTGGTGGGCCCAACCCCCGCTACCCTGATGCGCCACCGCTTCCCCGCACCCTGTTGATCAATCCCGTGCTCACCCCGCTCGGACCGGAGCGTGATGAGGGCTGGGAGGGATGCCTGAGTGTGCCGGGGTTGAGGGGGCGGGTGTCGCGTTGGCAACGGCTGCGCTATCAGGGGATCGATGGCGATGGCCAGCCCGTGGATCGTTGCGTGGAGGGGTTTCATGCCCGGGTGGTGCAGCACGAGTGCGACCATCTCGATGGCGTGCTTTTCCCCGACCGGCTCAGTGATCCCACTGCTTTTGGCTTCATCCCTGAGCTGGAAGCGGCCGGGCTGATTCCGGCGGTCCCCAGTTAG
- a CDS encoding YeeE/YedE thiosulfate transporter family protein, whose product MQLPLGVVVGLLFVAGLLLSRIHFCMVAAVAKASHGDWATARSIALISFGVSAVLLALAAASGSVPRQLALDWPVVAGGVSFGVVAAWNRGCFVGTSIQLAGGDVRALLSMVGWVLGFKIAGSPMALPVLPGQLQRTALALVALLVLLCLLWLAARPAAQPSGSPAGDGVAWRASIACGAMLALIDNDLWRWDPSSLARALAQPLALVDSLQHHDPAPLLGLVLLAGMAGEALVRRRFQLTLPQLHDLVRIPYGMAMAAGAVLAMGGNDTQLLRFMPGGSPHGWVVVPAMVAGILIGMRCSPPLALLRS is encoded by the coding sequence ATGCAGCTTCCCTTGGGTGTGGTGGTGGGGCTGCTGTTTGTTGCTGGCCTGCTGCTCAGCCGTATCCATTTCTGCATGGTTGCCGCTGTCGCCAAAGCCAGCCATGGCGACTGGGCTACGGCCCGGTCGATCGCTCTGATTAGCTTCGGGGTCAGCGCCGTGCTGCTGGCGCTGGCGGCCGCTTCGGGCAGCGTTCCGCGCCAGCTGGCACTGGACTGGCCGGTTGTTGCCGGGGGGGTGTCATTCGGGGTCGTGGCTGCCTGGAACCGGGGCTGCTTCGTGGGTACGAGCATTCAGCTGGCCGGAGGGGATGTGAGGGCCCTGTTGAGCATGGTGGGGTGGGTGCTTGGCTTCAAGATCGCTGGCAGCCCCATGGCCCTGCCGGTTCTTCCAGGCCAGCTCCAGCGCACTGCGCTAGCTCTGGTCGCCCTGCTGGTACTGCTGTGTCTCCTGTGGTTGGCGGCCCGCCCTGCAGCCCAGCCCTCAGGGTCGCCGGCTGGAGACGGGGTGGCATGGCGAGCTTCGATCGCCTGCGGAGCCATGCTCGCCTTGATCGACAACGATCTCTGGCGCTGGGACCCCTCCTCCCTGGCCCGTGCCCTGGCCCAGCCCCTCGCCCTGGTCGACAGCCTGCAGCACCACGACCCTGCCCCGCTGCTGGGGCTGGTGCTGCTAGCCGGTATGGCGGGTGAAGCCCTAGTGCGGCGACGTTTCCAGCTCACCTTGCCGCAATTACACGATCTAGTGCGTATCCCCTACGGGATGGCCATGGCTGCGGGAGCTGTGCTGGCTATGGGCGGCAACGACACCCAATTGCTGCGTTTTATGCCGGGCGGCTCCCCCCACGGCTGGGTGGTGGTGCCGGCGATGGTGGCAGGCATTCTGATCGGCATGCGCTGCTCGCCCCCCCTTGCCCTCCTCCGAAGCTAA
- a CDS encoding VUT family protein, producing the protein MPSPRHLDAATTALAYIACVVVVNVGFSHHPDLDWFWSLLVGGVLALRDLAQRRWGHAVLLLMLIGAGLSFRLGAPAVALASVTAFLISETVDWLVYSTTRSPFSKRVWWSVLCSAPVDTSVFLAMAGLWSWPLFTIGVGTRFWPEG; encoded by the coding sequence TTGCCGAGCCCCCGCCACCTAGATGCGGCCACCACGGCGCTTGCTTACATTGCCTGCGTGGTGGTCGTAAACGTGGGGTTCAGCCATCATCCGGACTTGGACTGGTTCTGGTCCTTGCTGGTGGGTGGTGTGCTGGCGCTGCGGGACCTAGCCCAGCGCCGTTGGGGCCATGCCGTGCTGCTGCTGATGCTGATCGGTGCGGGGTTGTCGTTCCGCCTTGGGGCCCCTGCGGTGGCCCTTGCGAGCGTCACGGCCTTTCTGATCAGTGAGACGGTCGACTGGCTTGTGTACTCCACCACCCGCAGCCCCTTTTCAAAGCGGGTGTGGTGGTCCGTGCTCTGCAGCGCCCCAGTAGATACGTCGGTGTTCCTGGCCATGGCAGGCCTCTGGAGCTGGCCGTTGTTCACCATCGGGGTGGGTACAAGATTCTGGCCGGAGGGTTGA
- a CDS encoding beta-ketoacyl synthase N-terminal-like domain-containing protein, which translates to MSKVDNQRVAITGSSALVAGVVGTPALWVCLQHDQLLSDRALDPSQLCGFARLTPGEARVLSRQQHLGLAAAELAWGQAGLTDRRQPLRGEGHPGLQDPWRLRAGVVSASALGHIGALLEEQASTPQRPSATSLSRWRGNGLGAAVALRFGLQGEQLNINAASSTGAQALALAGRLIRSGEQDLMVVVGAEPRLQPLLRQASQRSGALAASENSQPLMATRSGMVPREAAGCLVLERFESAEDRGAPLLGWLESSATGCEAHHLVAPQPGQALSHQLLKRLLGDGPRSREAIDWICLHATGTRRFDAEEIAFVHQAFPALPWITAMKRTLGHGLGAAGVVEAALMVEGLQLGSVPPWPKGIDPNLELPANAPMLAPIPRRTLQLSSGMGGVVVMNLLDAA; encoded by the coding sequence ATGTCCAAGGTGGATAACCAGCGGGTAGCGATCACCGGCAGCTCGGCCCTGGTAGCTGGGGTTGTCGGTACGCCAGCGCTATGGGTATGTCTGCAGCACGACCAGCTGCTGAGTGACCGGGCCTTGGATCCATCCCAGCTCTGCGGCTTCGCCAGGCTCACGCCGGGCGAAGCCCGGGTGCTCAGCCGCCAGCAGCATCTTGGCCTGGCCGCTGCCGAGCTGGCCTGGGGGCAGGCTGGACTGACTGATCGGCGTCAGCCCCTGCGGGGAGAGGGGCATCCCGGGCTTCAGGACCCCTGGCGACTGCGAGCTGGGGTGGTGAGCGCCAGTGCACTCGGTCATATCGGTGCCCTGCTGGAGGAGCAGGCGTCCACCCCGCAGCGGCCTTCTGCAACCAGTCTCAGTCGCTGGCGTGGTAATGGTCTCGGAGCTGCTGTCGCCTTGCGCTTCGGCCTGCAGGGCGAGCAGCTGAACATCAATGCCGCCAGCAGCACCGGTGCCCAGGCCCTCGCCCTCGCTGGCCGGTTGATCCGATCTGGCGAGCAGGACCTGATGGTGGTGGTCGGTGCCGAACCCCGGCTACAGCCTCTGCTGCGGCAGGCCTCCCAAAGGAGCGGGGCGCTTGCGGCGAGCGAGAATTCCCAGCCGCTCATGGCCACACGTAGCGGCATGGTGCCCCGGGAAGCAGCCGGCTGCTTGGTGCTTGAGCGGTTCGAATCAGCGGAGGACCGAGGGGCGCCGCTGCTGGGTTGGCTGGAGTCTTCGGCAACGGGCTGCGAGGCCCATCATTTGGTGGCTCCCCAGCCGGGGCAGGCCCTCAGCCATCAGCTACTGAAGCGCCTCCTAGGGGATGGTCCCAGGAGCAGGGAGGCCATCGACTGGATCTGTCTGCATGCCACCGGCACCCGTCGCTTCGACGCGGAAGAGATCGCCTTCGTGCATCAGGCTTTCCCTGCTCTGCCTTGGATCACGGCGATGAAGCGAACCCTCGGGCATGGCCTTGGTGCGGCTGGGGTAGTGGAAGCAGCCTTAATGGTTGAGGGCTTGCAACTGGGCAGTGTTCCCCCATGGCCCAAGGGCATCGATCCCAACCTGGAACTGCCGGCCAACGCTCCCATGCTTGCTCCCATTCCACGACGGACTTTGCAACTCTCCTCTGGCATGGGGGGAGTGGTGGTGATGAACCTGCTGGATGCGGCTTGA
- a CDS encoding AMP-binding protein — protein MTFGQLATEAGHWQRKYEACPDWSVGRCVAWAWQDNLRDLPHLLGLWLAGGVWIARRDDLSTADLAQSLASSCRGPEGGSEAWQLILFSSGSTGSPKVLVRGWRQALHEADAYARRLAVPVGSQATMLVKPWFGASTKHLLAGLLGGWCQSLGSAALAAQGGGGEVLYATPSQLMSLGVAPAGSRGFDWLSLTGESCPASLWPLLQSWATDSGRCLNALGASETGVIADQVLSLAMPWQSFAGTPEASKTIDLVDESGCTLADPTAIGQLRIRGSSLIEGQLLYRELSWRFQESEQIGSQMVFVSNDLARWTKDQKLELLGRSNQLLKRHGIWVDATPLRQLLEQQPEVRRCQLFGAAEGIWAWVEYIEPTSKALENLAQLLQAQLTDQRLLPHRLFATTKFPLNGNGKVDLSRLQAAGSNPAILNALVIDPAVILPDEAWPLDSLDQAQLVAQLGNINLLWCGAGLQALKASRPSGVGLVGLPFPEPPATWPHQVDRMALEEVALDQVRELQNITNGDLGETVWLGGYSIKAWWAYAFAQQLMVQGVAVAGIILLDPPNPFSGRLRWGWRRHLADRWRRWLKGRRRSESWYRQRAYNQELLGCWQPRPINAKLLLFTSCYGRRLPLRRARWLQPELVWKELAGARHGDVVQDFEVSAIWQAEIWQRLLSTNNSSLSMADRSTAPPAEAARHGNLSPLVPER, from the coding sequence ATGACCTTTGGCCAGTTGGCGACGGAAGCAGGACATTGGCAACGCAAATATGAGGCATGTCCCGACTGGTCAGTGGGTCGGTGCGTAGCCTGGGCTTGGCAGGACAACCTTCGTGATCTTCCGCACTTGCTGGGCCTGTGGCTTGCTGGCGGTGTGTGGATCGCTAGGCGCGACGATCTTTCGACGGCAGACTTGGCCCAGAGTCTGGCGTCCTCCTGTCGCGGACCAGAGGGTGGGAGTGAAGCTTGGCAGCTAATCCTGTTCAGTTCAGGTTCAACCGGCAGCCCGAAGGTGCTGGTGCGTGGCTGGCGGCAGGCACTGCATGAGGCCGATGCCTATGCCCGGCGGCTTGCAGTGCCTGTCGGCAGCCAGGCCACGATGTTAGTCAAACCCTGGTTTGGGGCTTCTACCAAGCATCTGCTGGCAGGCCTGCTGGGTGGTTGGTGCCAAAGCCTCGGGTCTGCGGCCTTGGCCGCCCAGGGTGGGGGGGGTGAGGTGCTTTACGCCACTCCCAGCCAGCTGATGTCTCTTGGTGTCGCGCCAGCTGGCTCGAGAGGCTTCGATTGGCTATCGCTGACTGGAGAATCCTGCCCAGCATCATTGTGGCCGCTGCTTCAGAGCTGGGCTACGGACTCAGGTCGTTGTCTCAATGCGCTGGGGGCCAGTGAAACCGGGGTTATTGCCGACCAGGTGTTGTCGTTGGCTATGCCCTGGCAATCATTTGCAGGCACACCCGAAGCCAGCAAGACAATTGACCTGGTCGATGAAAGCGGATGCACCCTTGCCGATCCCACGGCTATCGGACAGCTGCGCATCCGTGGCAGTTCCCTGATTGAAGGGCAGCTGCTCTATCGGGAGCTGTCTTGGCGTTTTCAGGAGAGCGAGCAGATTGGATCCCAGATGGTTTTCGTAAGCAACGATCTGGCTCGCTGGACGAAGGATCAAAAGCTAGAACTTCTGGGACGAAGCAATCAACTCCTCAAGCGGCACGGCATCTGGGTGGATGCGACTCCACTTAGGCAGTTACTTGAGCAACAACCGGAGGTGCGCCGTTGCCAGTTATTTGGCGCAGCCGAAGGGATATGGGCCTGGGTCGAATACATTGAACCAACCAGCAAGGCGCTTGAAAATCTGGCGCAGCTGCTGCAAGCCCAGCTCACAGACCAGCGTCTGCTCCCCCATCGTCTTTTTGCTACAACAAAATTCCCCCTCAACGGTAATGGAAAGGTTGATCTATCGCGCTTGCAAGCCGCCGGGTCAAACCCAGCCATCCTCAACGCACTGGTAATCGATCCAGCTGTAATCTTGCCCGATGAGGCATGGCCGCTCGATTCACTCGATCAAGCCCAGCTTGTCGCCCAGCTGGGAAATATAAATCTCTTATGGTGCGGCGCGGGCTTACAAGCGCTGAAAGCTAGCCGGCCCTCAGGGGTTGGATTAGTGGGTCTTCCATTCCCTGAACCACCAGCAACCTGGCCCCATCAAGTAGATCGAATGGCGCTGGAGGAGGTCGCGCTGGATCAGGTCCGGGAGCTACAGAACATCACAAACGGGGATCTTGGTGAAACCGTTTGGCTGGGTGGTTACTCGATCAAAGCTTGGTGGGCCTATGCGTTTGCTCAGCAGCTGATGGTCCAGGGAGTTGCCGTGGCAGGAATCATTCTCCTGGATCCACCTAATCCATTCAGCGGCAGGCTTCGCTGGGGCTGGCGTCGCCACCTGGCTGATCGGTGGCGAAGGTGGCTAAAAGGCCGCCGCCGCTCTGAAAGCTGGTATCGGCAACGGGCCTACAATCAGGAGTTGCTCGGTTGCTGGCAGCCACGTCCGATTAATGCCAAGTTGCTGCTGTTTACTAGTTGTTATGGGCGAAGACTTCCCTTGCGCAGGGCCCGCTGGCTGCAACCCGAACTCGTCTGGAAAGAGTTGGCCGGGGCCAGGCATGGTGATGTCGTTCAGGATTTTGAAGTGAGCGCAATCTGGCAGGCGGAAATATGGCAGCGGCTGCTCTCTACAAACAACTCCTCTCTATCGATGGCTGATCGTTCGACCGCGCCCCCCGCAGAGGCCGCACGTCATGGCAACCTGAGCCCTTTGGTACCAGAGCGATGA